In a single window of the Acinetobacter sp. CS-2 genome:
- a CDS encoding ferredoxin--NADP reductase, which translates to MAAFNVEKITHVHHWNDTLFSFKTTRDTALRFKNGQFVMIGLEVNGKPLMRAYSIASANYEEELEFFSIKVPDGPLTSILQKVKVGDEILVSKKPTGTLVLDDLNPGKNLYLLSSGTGLAPFLSVIRDPETYERFEKIIVVHGTRFISELAYQDLILNEIPNHEFFGELGAKEKLVYYPTVTREEFHTQGRVTTAIESGQLFEKIGLPRFNPETDRAMLCGSPAFLDDVAALLDQHGLKESPRMGVLGDYVIERAFVEK; encoded by the coding sequence ATGGCTGCTTTCAACGTCGAAAAGATTACTCACGTCCACCACTGGAATGACACTTTATTCTCTTTTAAAACAACTCGTGATACTGCATTACGTTTTAAAAACGGACAATTTGTGATGATCGGTCTTGAAGTGAATGGTAAGCCTTTAATGCGCGCTTATTCAATTGCAAGTGCTAACTACGAAGAAGAACTCGAGTTTTTCTCTATTAAAGTTCCAGATGGTCCTTTAACTTCTATTCTGCAAAAAGTAAAAGTGGGTGACGAAATTCTGGTTTCTAAAAAACCTACAGGTACTTTGGTTCTGGACGATTTGAACCCGGGTAAAAACTTGTACCTTCTTTCTTCTGGTACTGGTCTTGCTCCATTCCTGTCTGTGATTCGTGACCCTGAAACTTACGAACGTTTCGAAAAAATCATCGTGGTTCACGGTACACGTTTTATCTCAGAATTGGCTTACCAAGATTTGATTCTCAACGAAATTCCAAACCATGAATTCTTTGGTGAGTTAGGTGCTAAAGAAAAATTAGTGTATTACCCAACTGTAACTCGTGAAGAGTTCCATACTCAAGGTCGTGTAACCACTGCCATTGAATCTGGTCAATTGTTCGAAAAAATCGGTCTGCCACGTTTCAACCCGGAAACTGACCGTGCCATGCTTTGCGGTAGCCCGGCATTCCTGGACGACGTAGCGGCTCTTCTTGACCAGCATGGTCTAAAAGAATCTCCACGTATGGGCGTTTTAGGCGACTACGTAATTGAACGTGCATTCGTTGAAAAATAA
- the tsaA gene encoding tRNA (N6-threonylcarbamoyladenosine(37)-N6)-methyltransferase TrmO, whose product MTELKMPIIGYMRSPYKEKFGIPRQPNLVQVESYIEMVEPYNDLLAFEGIEEFSHLWLLWQFHENKNKQESQKFRPQVRPPRLGGNTKIGVFATRSMYRPSPIGLSVVQLKTVKKVGKSVRVYVTGSDLLDGTPIVDIKPYIQYSDAVVTAQSGYAQDEPERNSVIWTENAERQKQTLLKQKTLTAQIVNELEQVLSLDPRPAYQNDAERIYKMKFSDFDISFRVDLDGITVIEIVELSA is encoded by the coding sequence ATGACTGAGCTTAAAATGCCAATAATTGGGTATATGAGATCGCCCTATAAAGAAAAATTTGGCATTCCACGCCAACCCAATCTGGTACAGGTTGAATCCTATATTGAGATGGTTGAACCTTATAATGATTTACTGGCTTTTGAAGGAATCGAGGAATTTAGTCATCTCTGGCTGTTGTGGCAGTTTCATGAAAATAAAAATAAGCAGGAAAGTCAAAAGTTTAGACCACAAGTTCGTCCGCCGCGTCTGGGGGGGAATACAAAAATCGGGGTATTTGCAACACGCAGTATGTACCGTCCATCACCGATAGGTCTATCCGTTGTCCAGCTGAAGACAGTGAAAAAAGTTGGCAAGTCTGTACGTGTGTATGTGACAGGGAGCGATCTTCTGGATGGCACGCCGATTGTCGATATTAAACCTTATATCCAATATTCAGATGCTGTCGTTACGGCGCAAAGTGGTTATGCACAGGATGAACCTGAACGAAATTCTGTGATCTGGACAGAAAATGCCGAACGGCAAAAGCAGACTTTGCTCAAGCAAAAGACACTGACAGCGCAAATTGTAAACGAACTGGAACAGGTTTTATCGCTCGATCCAAGGCCGGCTTATCAAAATGATGCGGAGCGGATTTATAAAATGAAGTTTTCCGATTTTGATATCAGTTTCAGGGTGGACTTGGATGGCATTACAGTCATAGAAATTGTTGAACTTTCAGCTTAA
- a CDS encoding Cd(II)/Pb(II)-responsive transcriptional regulator has product MNTPKYYLIKELANKTQLSTDTIRFYEKKNLLQPSFRGDNNYRYYDENTFKRLMFIKRCRTLDISLSEIEALLELEQQPSQSCHAVNQLIEQHIEQVTDKIIELQKFQQQLIQLRASCSSTKTIDSCQILKQLEAENKEISN; this is encoded by the coding sequence ATGAATACACCTAAATATTATTTAATTAAAGAATTAGCCAATAAAACCCAGCTCAGCACTGACACGATCCGTTTTTATGAGAAGAAAAATCTGCTCCAACCCAGCTTTCGTGGCGACAATAATTATCGCTATTATGATGAAAATACATTCAAACGACTGATGTTTATTAAACGCTGTCGCACGCTCGATATTTCACTCAGCGAGATTGAAGCCTTGCTTGAACTAGAACAGCAGCCCTCGCAAAGCTGCCATGCAGTGAATCAGCTAATTGAACAACATATTGAACAAGTTACTGATAAAATTATAGAATTACAAAAATTTCAACAACAGCTCATCCAGCTACGCGCCTCTTGCAGTAGCACCAAAACCATTGACAGTTGCCAGATTTTAAAACAACTCGAAGCCGAAAATAAGGAAATATCCAACTAA
- a CDS encoding MgtC/SapB family protein has translation MLNLPLQSTSFQALLMIMAAALGCGLLIGLERERSKQRENQHSFAGVRSFAICALLGALCFAFGDIFGVIGALIVGGIGIFSLKNQLQDPGVTTELAFVMTYFIGALCVWNITLAASLSVILTFILMMKQSMHGIAGKWITGAELKDGVFLLALILIALPLTPDTPLWGNVLNPHIILKLLTLILVVQALAHIAKRLLSSKKALILSAIASGFVSSTAMIAHLGIQVRNEEADARSNAGAALMSCISTLVLLLIVVGGVSLIWLKLLIFPSLIAISILALCAYWLLRKAGPVEETEPVDSAMFSLKEAAIIAGTLTVIQAGVHGLELLLGDSGLIAGTLLASLFEIHAAAAAVVIQGEPTNASLLYAMMLGLGAHAVSKCINATISGGLKFALYFAPVQILHMAFLIGVLWWLVQH, from the coding sequence ATGCTGAATCTGCCCCTTCAAAGTACATCATTTCAAGCCTTGCTGATGATTATGGCAGCAGCATTGGGCTGTGGCTTGCTGATTGGTCTGGAACGTGAACGTAGCAAGCAACGTGAAAATCAGCATAGCTTTGCCGGGGTTCGCTCATTCGCAATCTGTGCTCTACTGGGAGCCTTGTGTTTTGCTTTTGGCGATATCTTTGGCGTGATTGGTGCACTGATTGTTGGTGGTATCGGTATTTTCTCCCTTAAAAATCAGCTGCAAGATCCCGGGGTTACCACCGAACTGGCTTTTGTCATGACTTATTTCATTGGTGCGCTGTGTGTGTGGAATATTACGCTAGCTGCCAGTCTCTCTGTGATACTGACCTTCATTTTAATGATGAAACAGTCCATGCATGGGATTGCTGGAAAATGGATTACCGGGGCAGAACTTAAAGATGGTGTATTTTTACTGGCCCTAATCTTAATCGCTTTACCGCTGACCCCTGATACGCCTTTATGGGGCAACGTGCTTAATCCGCATATTATTTTAAAACTGCTCACCCTGATTCTTGTCGTGCAAGCATTGGCACACATTGCCAAACGTTTACTTTCAAGTAAGAAAGCTCTCATACTTTCTGCAATTGCTTCCGGATTTGTTTCCAGTACAGCAATGATTGCACATTTAGGCATACAAGTACGCAATGAAGAAGCCGATGCCAGATCCAATGCAGGTGCAGCACTGATGTCATGTATATCCACTTTGGTACTTTTATTGATTGTGGTAGGAGGAGTCTCCTTAATCTGGCTAAAGCTGCTGATATTTCCCTCGCTCATTGCCATCAGCATTTTAGCACTGTGTGCTTACTGGCTTTTACGTAAAGCAGGGCCTGTCGAAGAAACAGAACCTGTAGATAGTGCCATGTTCAGTCTAAAAGAAGCAGCCATTATTGCAGGGACATTAACGGTCATTCAGGCGGGTGTACATGGCCTAGAACTCTTACTGGGTGATTCCGGATTAATTGCAGGTACACTACTGGCTTCACTGTTTGAAATTCATGCCGCTGCAGCCGCTGTAGTGATTCAGGGTGAACCGACAAATGCCAGCTTGCTCTATGCAATGATGTTAGGTCTGGGTGCTCATGCCGTTTCTAAATGCATTAATGCAACCATAAGCGGAGGATTAAAATTTGCACTTTATTTTGCACCGGTACAAATTCTGCATATGGCTTTTTTGATCGGTGTACTTTGGTGGCTGGTACAACATTAA
- a CDS encoding NirD/YgiW/YdeI family stress tolerance protein → MNMISKAALMTALVGATTFAVANTTVNQAAIAPQKATTVKQALTLKDDSKVQLKGYVVKAVGDEKYQFRDNTGTMTVEIDDELWQGKSVNAKTPVTIIGEVDIDYKPAKRIEIDVDAIRF, encoded by the coding sequence ATGAACATGATTTCTAAAGCAGCTTTAATGACCGCTTTGGTCGGTGCAACAACATTCGCCGTGGCAAATACTACCGTAAATCAAGCTGCAATTGCACCACAAAAAGCCACTACGGTTAAACAGGCTTTAACTTTAAAAGATGACAGCAAGGTACAGCTTAAAGGCTATGTGGTAAAAGCAGTCGGGGATGAAAAATACCAGTTTCGTGATAATACCGGCACTATGACCGTCGAGATTGACGATGAGTTATGGCAAGGTAAATCCGTAAATGCCAAAACGCCAGTGACCATCATCGGTGAAGTCGACATCGATTACAAACCGGCTAAACGCATTGAAATTGATGTGGATGCCATCCGTTTTTAA
- a CDS encoding GspE/PulE family protein: MKFNFEMDKSWCLEQLQKDGRITERNKLLIQTTHRQREQLKWHPLQWIAHFNLVDQAHPQSTLTLNRLCQWIADKANIPFYIIDPLKADVGALTNIMSQEFAVRNKILAVEIQPDKVLIATDQPFKTEWVANLEHSIAPKKIQRVLLSPDQLQRYLVEYYQVSRAVNSSQKNSAYDRDNKGVEALLQLGDTQNPDANDQHIVKLVDWVLQFAFEQGASDIHLEPRKDTGKVRFRIDGVLHTIYKMPANTLTAVISRIKILGRMNVAEKRKPQDGRLKTRTPKGQETELRLSTLPTAFGEKMVMRIFDPEVLVRSFQQLGFEGGLLNDWQALTAHSHGIILVTGPTGSGKTTTLYSSLKQLATEEVNVCTIEDPIEMLEPSFNQMQVNQGIDLGFADGVRALMRQDPDIIMVGEIRDQDTANMAIQAALTGHLVLSTLHTNDAPSSLTRLHDLGVQPFLTSATILGVLAQRLVRKLCPHCKQETFINEQEWKHLTFDYALEMPNFVFQAVGCEECRHTGYKGRVGIYEFMPLSLATKQLIGADATLNQLRDQAKKEGIEPLRIAGARKVLAGMTTLEEVLRVVPLN, translated from the coding sequence ATGAAGTTTAATTTTGAAATGGATAAATCTTGGTGTCTGGAACAACTACAAAAAGACGGACGTATTACCGAACGTAACAAGCTACTGATCCAAACCACACACCGTCAACGTGAGCAACTGAAATGGCATCCCTTGCAGTGGATCGCACATTTTAATCTGGTCGATCAGGCGCATCCACAATCGACCTTAACCTTAAACCGCTTGTGCCAGTGGATTGCAGACAAAGCCAATATTCCTTTTTATATTATTGATCCCTTGAAGGCCGATGTTGGTGCTTTGACCAATATCATGTCGCAAGAATTTGCTGTGCGTAATAAAATTCTGGCCGTTGAAATTCAGCCGGATAAAGTCCTGATTGCCACCGATCAACCGTTTAAAACGGAGTGGGTGGCCAATCTTGAACATAGTATTGCCCCGAAAAAAATTCAGCGTGTACTGCTCAGTCCGGATCAGTTGCAGCGCTATCTGGTGGAATATTATCAGGTGAGCCGGGCGGTTAATTCATCGCAAAAAAACAGTGCTTATGACCGTGATAACAAAGGCGTAGAAGCACTATTGCAACTGGGCGATACGCAAAACCCGGATGCCAATGACCAACATATTGTCAAGCTGGTGGATTGGGTGTTGCAGTTTGCCTTTGAACAGGGTGCCAGTGATATTCATCTGGAACCCCGTAAAGATACCGGCAAGGTGCGTTTCCGTATTGATGGGGTATTACATACCATTTATAAAATGCCGGCCAATACCCTGACCGCCGTGATTTCGCGCATTAAAATTTTAGGCCGCATGAATGTGGCGGAAAAACGCAAACCGCAAGATGGCCGTTTAAAAACCCGTACGCCTAAAGGACAGGAAACTGAGTTACGTCTATCCACCTTGCCGACCGCTTTTGGCGAAAAAATGGTGATGCGTATTTTTGACCCGGAAGTGTTGGTACGCAGTTTTCAGCAGCTCGGTTTTGAAGGCGGGTTACTGAATGATTGGCAGGCTTTAACTGCACACAGTCATGGCATTATTTTAGTCACGGGTCCGACCGGTTCAGGCAAAACCACCACGCTGTATTCTTCACTCAAACAGCTCGCAACTGAAGAAGTCAATGTCTGTACCATTGAAGATCCGATCGAGATGCTGGAACCGAGCTTTAACCAGATGCAGGTGAATCAGGGGATTGATTTAGGTTTTGCCGACGGTGTGCGTGCGCTGATGCGTCAAGACCCGGATATCATTATGGTCGGCGAGATTCGTGATCAGGATACCGCCAATATGGCGATTCAGGCCGCATTAACCGGTCACCTGGTGTTATCCACCTTGCATACCAATGATGCACCATCCAGTCTGACCCGACTGCATGATTTAGGGGTACAGCCCTTTTTAACTTCAGCCACGATTTTAGGTGTACTGGCACAGCGTCTGGTACGTAAACTTTGCCCGCATTGCAAACAGGAAACCTTTATTAATGAACAGGAATGGAAGCATTTAACCTTTGATTATGCACTGGAAATGCCAAACTTCGTATTTCAGGCGGTGGGTTGTGAAGAATGTCGCCATACCGGCTATAAAGGACGTGTCGGCATTTATGAGTTTATGCCTTTAAGCCTTGCGACCAAACAGCTGATTGGTGCAGATGCGACTTTAAACCAGCTCCGTGATCAGGCTAAGAAAGAGGGGATTGAGCCGCTACGTATCGCGGGGGCGCGTAAAGTACTGGCAGGAATGACCACTTTGGAAGAGGTGTTACGCGTTGTTCCACTGAATTGA
- a CDS encoding cation transporter, which produces MACTCSHEPAPQKPHSKFRTALWIALIINIVMFIVELIGGAYAHSSALWADALDFFGDAVNYGVSLAVLGASLYWRATVALLKGATMTLFGFVVMGKAIYAYLQGIPPEAMTMGAIGLLALIANVTAAVILYAFRDGDSNMQSVWLCSRNDAIGNVAVILAAVGVFGTGSMWPDIVVALIMASLGLTAGYQVIQKSLQERKENKPFVHASE; this is translated from the coding sequence ATGGCATGTACTTGCAGTCATGAACCTGCACCGCAAAAGCCACATAGTAAATTTCGGACTGCTTTGTGGATTGCGCTCATTATTAATATTGTGATGTTTATCGTAGAATTGATTGGAGGAGCATATGCCCATTCATCGGCATTGTGGGCAGATGCACTCGATTTCTTTGGGGATGCGGTGAACTATGGGGTATCACTTGCCGTATTGGGTGCAAGCCTATACTGGCGTGCTACGGTGGCGTTGTTAAAAGGCGCGACCATGACGCTGTTTGGTTTCGTGGTTATGGGTAAAGCTATTTATGCCTATCTACAAGGTATTCCGCCTGAAGCCATGACTATGGGGGCAATTGGTCTGCTTGCTTTAATTGCCAATGTCACTGCGGCAGTGATTTTATATGCCTTTCGTGATGGTGATTCAAATATGCAGTCGGTCTGGCTGTGTAGCCGTAATGATGCCATTGGTAATGTCGCGGTGATTTTGGCTGCCGTCGGTGTGTTTGGTACAGGGAGCATGTGGCCTGATATTGTCGTCGCTTTAATTATGGCAAGTTTAGGTTTAACAGCAGGATATCAAGTCATTCAAAAATCTTTACAAGAGCGCAAAGAGAATAAGCCTTTTGTACATGCATCTGAGTAA